CCCAAAAATCAACCAAAACAGGTTTGTCTGATTTCAGCACTTCTTCATCAAAATTGGAGTCGGTTAACTCGATTGGTTTTGACATAATATTTCTTTCTTTATTGAGTGTTCATCAATTTTCAACAAATATCGGAATAATTCATTCAACATTACACATTCTTTTAAATTATTGGGTTAATAGCGGGGGTTTATGAGTTGAGGGTTTTGTCTTACTGGTTGCTGGTTACTGGTTACTGGTTACTGGTTACTGGTTACTGGAAAGATATCAGCTTCCATGCACCAGCTGCACTGCTTCTTCTCCCAACACATCGCGTAAACCCCGCAGTAAATCATCATTTGGTTCCACTACAAAATTCCGGACGTTCATCTTAATCGGAGCAGTGGCTTCCTCACTGTGAACCGCAAGTTTAACCTGTGTGCTTCCCTTGTTAATGGAGAACAATGTTTCAATTTGTTTGAGATGGTCTTTCTGTAAATCAGATGTCTTCAGGCTGATCCTTAAATTCAGCTGTTCCTGGAATTTCTCCCGCAGGTTCTCTACCCGTTCAAAAGAGTTGGCAATTACTTTCGGCTGACCGCTTCGCGTATCTACGGTTCCATCTATAAATAAGACATTATCCGTTTGAAGTAATCCCATGTACTGATCATAGGTTGAACTGAAGGCAATCACTTCGGTGGAATTGTTCAGATCTTCTACCTGCAGAAAGGCAAAAGGACGGCCTTTTTTATCCGTGACTCTTTTCACACCGGTAATTATGGCGATGAACCGGATATCCTGCCGGTCTCTCATCTGACCAAAAACTTCATCGCTGAGATTTTGCTTACCAAATAACCGGATTTCTTCTTTGAACCGGCTCAGCGGATGCCCACTCAGGTAAAACCCAATCAAATCTCTTTCTTTATTGAGCCGTTCGATTTGAGTCCATGGTTTCACTTCTTGCAGTTTGGGTTCCTGTAAAGCGGCGCTACCACTATCTCCGCCAAAAAGATTACCCTGGTTCAATCGAATTTCTTCCTGTTTGCGAACCGCATATGCCAGGATATCTTCCAGTGAATGATGGAGTTGTGCCCGGTTGGGATTCAGCGTATCAAAAGCGCCGGCGATAATTAAACTCTCCAGAGTTTTACGGTTGCAGACTTTAAGGTCAACCCGGGTGGCAAAATCAAAAATGGAGGTAAAATCCTCGTTCTCTTCGCGTTCCTCTACAATATGCTGAATAGCGGAAGAGCCCACCCCTTTGATGGCTGACATTCCATATTGAACACGTCCTTCTTTAGGCCGGAATTTACCCCAGGCCGTATTGATATTCGGGGGATCAACCGGGATGTTCATGCGTTGACATTCTTCAATAAAAGCAGACACCTTATCGATGTTGCTCATATTATGGGTCATCACCGCAGCCATGTATTCTGCCGGATAATTGGCTTTAAAATACATAGTGTGATAAGCCACTACCGAATAAGCCGCAGAGTGTGACTTGTTGAATCCGTAGCCCGCAAACATGGCCATCTTATCGAAAACCTGCTTGGCTGTTTGCTTATCATATCCTTTTTCAACAGCCTGATTTACAAATTTCTCTTCTTCAGGCGGCAGGAGTTCCGGTTTCTTCTTACCCATAATCCGGCGAAGTACATCCGCTTCACCAAGCGAGTAGCCACCCATTCGCTGCGCTACCTTCATGATCTGCTCCTGGTAAATCATGATACCATAGGTCGGCTCCAGCAGCTCTACTAAATCTTCATGATCGTATTCTACCTTCTCGCGACCATGTTTACGTTCGATATAATCCGGGATGAACTGCATGGGGCCCGGACGGTACAAGGCATTCATGGCAATCAAATCATTGAGACTGGTCGGCTTCAGGTTCTTGAGGTGCTTCCGCATCCCGTCACTCTCAAACTGGAAAATACCGGCCGTTCCACCCTGCTGAAATACTTTATAGGTAGCTTCATCATCCAGTGGAATATCATCCAGATTGTATTCCTTACCATAATTCTCTTTCACATAACCGATGGCTGTTTTCAGAATGGACAGGGTTTTCAGTCCCAGAAAGTCCATCTTCAGCATACCGGCATTTTCAATCACACTGCCGTCAAACTGAGTCACATACAGATCGGCATCTTTGGCCGTACTGACTGGAATATATTCCGTCAATTTATCCGGAGCGATGATAACACCGGCGGCATGAATACCGGTATTACGTACTGAGCCTTCCAGAACATAGGCCATTCGCAGCGTTTCCGCTTCCAGTCCTTCGCCGTCGCGGATATCCCTGAGTTCTTTTACTTCAGAGAAAGCATCATCGAGAGAAGTGCCCGGTCGTTCCGGAACCAATTTGGCAATCCGATCGGCATCAGCAAGTGGTAAATCAAGTACACGGGCTACATCCCGGACCGAAGAACGGGCTGCCATCGAACCAAAAGTGATAATATGCGCTACCTGATCTTTGCCGTACTTATTCACCACATATTCGATAACCCGCTGTCGGCCATCATCATCAAAATCAATATCAATATCAGGCATTGACACACGTTCCGGGTTCAGGAAACGCTCAAAAAGCAGATCGTACTGCAGCGGATCGATATTGGTGATTCCCGTACAATAGGCTACCACCGAACCCGCAGCCGAACCCCGGCCCGGACCTACATAAACACCCATGTCGCGGGCAGCAGCAATGAAATCCTGTACAATCAGGAAGTAGCCGGCAAAGCCCATTTCTTCAATAATACCCAGCTCAAGCTCAATACGTTCTTCCACCTCCTCGGTCATTTCTTCATAGCGAGGTTTGGC
The genomic region above belongs to Gracilimonas sp. and contains:
- the dnaE gene encoding DNA polymerase III subunit alpha — protein: MYLIFDTETTGLPNDFSAPITDLDNWPRLVQLAWQLHDHTGKLINSGNHIVKPEGFTIPFNSEKIHGISTERANEEGVELEFVLKEFSKDINRAHFLIGHNVSFDEKIMGAEYLRKKIPSAIIDKPKIDTKDDGTDVAKIEGGRGGNYKWPSLGELHHALFDKGFEDAHDAAADVEATARCFLEMVRIGATKINFPMDAKLYESSQSYIKREEYIDLVSPSRFKTKQTDEEKAAQKKSGDQDGVDAELIEKATFTHLHNHSKFSVLQATAGIKELVAKAKAEGMSAVGLADLGNMYGAFAFAAAAHAEDIKPVIGCEFYVVEDRLQKKFTRDNKDRRYQIPMFAKNKNGYKNLSKLSSIGFTEGYYYKYPRIDKEVIAKYAEDVICLSGGVRGWLADLILNKGEEFAEEELQWWMETFGDDFYLEVLNHGLEEEKRVNDVFKSYSEKYGVKLVATNNVFYLEEEDAKAHDALICIDDGELMSTPKGRGRGYRYGFPNDEFYFKTQDQMKELFADMPSAIESTQEIVDKIEPIKLERDVILPNFELPEGFDTEDAYLRHLTYEGAKPRYEEMTEEVEERIELELGIIEEMGFAGYFLIVQDFIAAARDMGVYVGPGRGSAAGSVVAYCTGITNIDPLQYDLLFERFLNPERVSMPDIDIDFDDDGRQRVIEYVVNKYGKDQVAHIITFGSMAARSSVRDVARVLDLPLADADRIAKLVPERPGTSLDDAFSEVKELRDIRDGEGLEAETLRMAYVLEGSVRNTGIHAAGVIIAPDKLTEYIPVSTAKDADLYVTQFDGSVIENAGMLKMDFLGLKTLSILKTAIGYVKENYGKEYNLDDIPLDDEATYKVFQQGGTAGIFQFESDGMRKHLKNLKPTSLNDLIAMNALYRPGPMQFIPDYIERKHGREKVEYDHEDLVELLEPTYGIMIYQEQIMKVAQRMGGYSLGEADVLRRIMGKKKPELLPPEEEKFVNQAVEKGYDKQTAKQVFDKMAMFAGYGFNKSHSAAYSVVAYHTMYFKANYPAEYMAAVMTHNMSNIDKVSAFIEECQRMNIPVDPPNINTAWGKFRPKEGRVQYGMSAIKGVGSSAIQHIVEEREENEDFTSIFDFATRVDLKVCNRKTLESLIIAGAFDTLNPNRAQLHHSLEDILAYAVRKQEEIRLNQGNLFGGDSGSAALQEPKLQEVKPWTQIERLNKERDLIGFYLSGHPLSRFKEEIRLFGKQNLSDEVFGQMRDRQDIRFIAIITGVKRVTDKKGRPFAFLQVEDLNNSTEVIAFSSTYDQYMGLLQTDNVLFIDGTVDTRSGQPKVIANSFERVENLREKFQEQLNLRISLKTSDLQKDHLKQIETLFSINKGSTQVKLAVHSEEATAPIKMNVRNFVVEPNDDLLRGLRDVLGEEAVQLVHGS